The Vigna radiata var. radiata cultivar VC1973A chromosome 6, Vradiata_ver6, whole genome shotgun sequence DNA segment AATTATAATCCTGCTACCTAGAATAAAACTTGGCTAATATATGCGAAGTGTAGATACGCGATACAGCCTGGAGGACATGATCTGTGAGATACTAAGTCTGGAATAAGGCTAAACAAAAACCGACCTGTTCATCATTATATACTAAATAAGATACGGGAATCCTTAAACATAAGCGAAAAATCCTTGTTCAGTGATGTTAATGTTAAAACTGAGAAACAAACACAGTCTCAGACTGTTTTAACAAACAGTTATTCTAGTGAACGTTTGAATACTTTTGACGTCAAGCCTATGTTATTATTGGACAAGAATACCATCTTTATCATACGAGGATCGACTACTACAGAAAAGAGAAATCTTTGTAAAATTGAGCCTTAAAAGACAGAAAAAGCATAAAAAGATGAATATATGTTAGGTTGATAAATGGTGCAGACATACATTGAAGCAATGGTGAGCTTGTTAAAGCAAGGAGACAAAGAGCGTTGTCCACGGTTGATGTGTCGGTACATGAAGTGGTTTAAAGAAAGTGAGATCATCCCACGATGTAGCAGCCGTCCATGGACCTTAAATTTTCTATTCCCTCAGAGAATTCCTTTGcgtttattatattcatatatggGACTCCCACGTTCGTTGTTCAACCTCAACCACGCGCATGCTAAGTTAACTCCACTTCTAACTCCTAACTACATCACTGTCACCATTAATTAAGACCCTTATTAATCATTACTTAGACCCCTTTGCTGTTTTCAGTCTTAAGCTGTTTATAAACCCATTCAGAAACTATCATTATTCTAAATTATCACGCATGAACTTGGTCCCATATGAGTTGTACTTTGCCCTTCAGTGGACTCCTGAGTTCAGTTACAGAGAATTAGGACCTATCCATCACACAATCATTACCAATTTAAAATGCTATTTGTAATTCAAGTCAATGCTTACACTAGCACTTTTCTTGGGATTCACTATAAATATGTctattctttttgcttatgcCAAGCCAACATTTTATTAGCTTCAATTCTCTTTGCCTTTCTTTTTTCCTAAACACACAACAGAATGGAACCTGTTGGAGCCTTTCCTGAAGGAGAATGGGATTGCTTTCGTAGAATGTTTGGCATTGAGGATCATGAGCATGATTTCACCCAGGAATTTCCTCTTTTGCTTGCTGGGGGCGATGAACTCAACATTCTGACACAGCAAGCCAATTTTTGTGCTGCTCCTGAAGCTGTTGAAAACGAGCTGATGCTTTATTCTTTAGATGCTCACAACAACTCAAATACTTCACAGTATATTTCTCAGGAAAGTAGCTATAGTAATAGTAGCAATTGTAGTGGTGATGACACTGTCTTCATTGCCAATCCGGGTAGCTCAAACTATTATTTTAGTTACCCTGATCATATGTTAGCAGATAATGCATGTGTATATTCCTTGGATGAGAAACATTTTGCCCCTTTTGCTCCTTCTCTTGCTAACATAGCAACCGAGGAGAGTGTCAAGCTGTATGAAGATTTCGCAAGTGACAGATTGGAGAATTTCGAATGCAATCAAATGGAACCTGTTGTTTTTCCCTCCAAGAGGAGGCTTGATGTTCCTGCTGAAGATAAAATCAACAACAGATCAGAGAATCACAAGAAAAAAGCTCGTGTTTTAAAAGATGTAAGTTTTGTCTCTGATTTCTCAAGCTAAATTAGTTTCCAAAATTACAAATGATTATTTCTCAAGCTAAATTAGTCACACTAACAACAATGTCTGATTGATCAATCCCTAAAATTGCATAACAGAGATCAGCATttacaaatatcaataattagAGTCATGTTTATGTGATTTTAGGCTAAAATTGATCAAAACTTAATATCTGGTCTAATAGAAGGTGCAAATTTATAACAATGTTCTGTGTTTCAATATCAGGTGCAAGGATGTATGAAGAACAACAACACGTGGTCCAAGAAGAATCAGAAACATGACAGCAATAGGGAAGATGCAGAAGAGAATAATGCAGGATCAGATGGACAAAGCTCTAGTAGTAACATATCAGAGGAAGATAACAAGGAAAATATTGGAGGAGCTACTTCAGAATCTAAATCTGTTCTCAACTCAAATGGAAAAACAAGAGCAAGTAGGGGATCAGCAACAGATCCCCAGAGCCTGTATGCaagggtatatatatatagacatatAATCAGTCACTTCAAATGCAAAACTTCTTTTCATTTCATGGCACTTACACTCTTACTTAAATCTTgcagaaaagaagagagagaataaaCGAACGATTAAGAATCCTACAGAATCTTGTCCCTAATGGAACCAAGGTAAATAATGTTGATCTAACTCTTGTTTCCAACATTTGAcaaaaaatacatgaaagtgTATCTAACTTTATGAGTAATAGAGTTTTGTATTGATTTCATGGATGGATGTGTGTACTGCAGGTTGATATAAGTACAATGCTTGAAGAGGCAGTGAATTATGTGAAATTTTTGCAGCTCCAGATCAAGGTATATGCATATGAACAGCATATATAAAACTGAAAACCATGTTTCAAATTTGGAAAGATTAACCTTTATACAATCAAATTGTAACAATTTTGTCTGGTTTTTTCTGGTGTAGCTTTTAAGCTCTGATGATCTATGGATGTATGCTCCACTTGCTTATAATGGGCTTGACATTGGAATCAATTTGAACATGAAGAACTCCCTACCACTCTGAGATCAAAGAGGGTAGACTTTAGAGGACATGTTTACCGTTTTAACAACAAACGGAAAACAActacatagaaaaaaaaatgtgtaaaataagATTGTTATTCTAACTTTTCATTGTTAACTAGTATGAATAAAATAGTAGTTTGATTCGTATAGAGAAGGACACTTTAGATTAATCATGTGGGGTCTGTTTCTGACTTTTTGTGATAATCATTAAACTATTTGGAAGCCAACTTTTTGCTCTAATTTGGTGGGTGCCTTGGGTTCAAAGAACATTGTATtagaaaaaagatatttaagtctaattttgtcaaaaaaaaaaaaactaacttataaaatgaggtttgttctgtattaaaaaatgaatttatttaattcaactccacaaaaccagcttaaaagataaagtttatattttatttatatattataatttgatttcgATGTGAAACTTCTAACGCAAtgtaaaaccaaaatcaattcaaaaaatTTAGTTAACATAACatcatgttaaatattatgtttttttttgtaacaccatacttttaatatttaaaaataggattatttaattaaaaaatcatcaaattaagGTGGAGcagtttattttgtatatataacttttttaatcatttattaatgttaaagCAATCCATTTTCCCATATTCATTTCATTCGACCACCACAATATTTGTCCAgtgaaactattaaaataatattaaaaaacatcttttaaatcaaatttgttctctttattttatttaaatttaattaatttttaagtttcttataaaattgattatttttagttaatttttattaaaaaaaaatcattttattgattatcgaaaagttttatacttttcaaTTGAATAACTGTCATGTGAATTTGTTGTCAACTGTGTTCAAGTGGTTATTACTTATATTGTTTCTAATTGCATGTCTcaacatgaaaaataagaaatcacACTTAAATTTGAGGTTTATCATAATcgtaagtatttttatttagtttttattaaatatatttattatattaagtatttgggatatttatattctaaaattgagTATCCTTCGgttctgtgtttttttttttaagtagagtaatgtaactttttaattttgcaGTCTCAAGCGTACCAACGTgaaaagcaataaaaataatctctaaaattacaaaaatgaaatcaaTCACCTATAGATACGAAACAATgtcatttgataaaaaaaattaagattttaaatttttcttacgTTCCATGATAGGAGTaagaattcaattgaaaaatataagtaatttaaacatacaatgaactttttttattaaagacttagtttaaaatactcaaatttacatgggacttaaaatttaattatatttttttttaactttttcacgGTTATTAATGACGATCAAATGATAGAtagttaataaaagaatatataaaattttgatgtactcaataaaatgaataaaaactcATTCGAAAATACTCgaatttataaatgatttagaatttaatttttaatttagaaatgtatgaattacTTAAAATCAATGTTTCagtgtatataattataaacttaGTTAACACAAATCATATCACATCAAAtgtaaatataatcaaattaaagtACATAAGTAACTACAAATATCTATCTTATACAGACTCGTTTCATAATgttatattaaacttaaaatctattcaaaatcattttttttattctgggACAaagttctattattttaaaaagaggtTTAtttaagaaactatttttttaccaatcacCCGATTATTCTTTGTAGAGAAAATAATGATTCAAAATAAGTTATTCATTAAATACCATTCAACTTGTTATTTTtaagtaacaattttaattttaacgttaggaatgaaagaaataagcattaaaaaaaacaactgaGAATCACaatcactttaaaataaataaacattaaaattaaaactaaagaaataccTCATCAATtctcaaatattattttcctagtagaatatttatgataattatatatatatatatatatatatgtttaaacccttttttggtccctaagttaagttctgatgttcagtttagtacccgtttttaaaaatgtcaacctttagtccctatgatataaaaaatgtatcaaatcacaagtttttcattaagtgatttgttgttcataacaccttccgttaacaaatcacaaaatattggatacctaaatatgaaaacttataatttatatatatatatatatatatatatatatatatatatatatttatatatttatttttttccaaatttaaatttaaatcattattatctGAATTTTCATGTAACAAgtagaagagaataaaaatgataCTTCATGAAAAAGAAAGCCAGCTTGGCATGAAAAGATTCTCTCGGCCCATATTATTTGGGCTAAGATGACAATGACCTAATGTCACACTCATGTGGGCTTCAATGTACGTCATCATATCCATTTATTATATAACTCACTCATCTCTATCCTAATCCAACATCTTCCTCAACTCCTTCACCCTACTTTTCAATTTTGCAATTTGCTTTTACCcactaaacaacaaaattattaattgctGATAAATCTGTTTATGACTATTAAGGTTTACATAATGATACTTAGTCAACAttcttttgacaacatttgaatatcatttacgCGTCATTATGTAATTAGTCTATgatgatgtttatgattattattattgattgtggaataattttaaaccaatcacacaatgacacgtagataatgttcaaatattatcaaaaaaatattgtctaaatatcattatctttatctATAAGTTTATCATCTCACTcactttttgtgtttttgccATAGTGATGGAAATACAGAagattatttattatagtttatgTTTGAATTGGACAGAAATGGGTAGGTTTCAGATATCATTTTTAAACGTGTTTTGCCTTTTCAAAACTCTTAAATAAATTGCATCCTTCATtgtcaaaaatgaaaattttagcaGAAAAATCACACGTTTTTTGTTTAACTATATGTGGTTGATTGAGTCctggtttttcttttatattttacatgtaaTGGGTAATAGATTATTTGAGTAGGTCTAATGCGGTTCCTAATTAATCTTAATCAATGTTTTTATGTAAGCAGTGACTTAAGCCTTTTcaggttttatttttgtaatcaaagttattaattaaatatatgaaaggGATTTGTACATGTATCATCAACAGAATCTTGTGATAATCAGAACCACACTATTATGTTATCTTACACCAATCAAATATCTTCATGTTTTAGACACTTTGAAAAATGGGaattctttttaatctttttagtatttatttttaaatttttgttcaatatgtTAAATTAGTTCATTTATAGGACTTTgtcatattttatattggttatgacaaaaaaaaagtttatagataaaaataaatcatttattaaaaaggttcacaaaattaaatatctataaaattatatgatgaAACAgttcatgatattttttttaataagttaactattttattcttaataatatatttcgaataaattttaatttttttcattaagttaAGATATTAGTTTAACTGAATTTGCAACTTAATCATATTCATTAATCATgtattctttaattaaattatacaattgtattaatatttagttttcttttataattttgtatacaattatgtcttttttatttaattttgatatatggaAATGTTTGTTATATTAACATTGTTGTATGAAAACagtaacttatttaaattttgtatagataattcttttggaaaaaaactaattttttaattgaaacatgctttttatattctatatgtcaaacttaaaataaattaaaaatttatttatatataattttttaaataatttattaaaataagttcgtaaaaactttaataaattaaaagaaaatgtactTTTATATTGTAAAACGTGATTTTGATGAGAGTAATATGGTAAAACTTTATATCACATTCTCTAATCATCTCTTtggaaaaataatgtattttgcAATTATGCTTATTTCGTTGcctttaaattattgaaaacgAATACGAATGAGTATCACAAATTTGTCTCTCAACCTTATTTGATGTAAATCCACCAAGTGAACACAATTTGTGAGAacctgaaaatatattttgagagTAGATGAGTGAATTAGGTTAATAGAATTAAACTTTTAACAAGTTAAAACCCCAAttgtataaattgtttttttttttaaaaaaaaaaaaaaccttttggTCAATTACTCAACCATTCTATCTCTCTCTAAGAACAtatctttcaaatttttctgttttctctctACCTTAACTCAAGATTGAATCGTTGAATTGTTGATCAGAAGCTACCTATGCGATCCAAGCTTCAAGAGCAGCATTCTCAACTGATCAATTTTTCTATTCTTCAACTGGTAAGTTGAATTTCCTTTTCTGTACAACTTTAGAACTGTGATCATGCAACAAATCCTATTGCACGTGGCTGATTATGTCTTTCCCCAAATTTTAGCTCCAATTATGTTCTAAAGACTGGCttctatcaccaattggtgGTCTATAGGTACCTTTAGAGTTTCCCTACAGTGGAAGGAGTTGTTTGATCATTTTGTGAGCTGGGTAGTATAATCCTAAGGTGAGGGAAGTTGGGATTTTGTTTCTGATTTGTTAATTGATTGTAtgtattaagttaaattatattGGAATTGCTAACTGGTGCACGTGTGGACTGTGTGATGAAGGATTATGTTGCTTGAGCTGAATTTATGATTAGATATGTTAGAATGTGTACTTTTTGGATGTATGAATTACGAAACTGTGAATTGATGCAATTGGACTGTTATGAATGAGGTAGAGTATTGAATCTGAATTGCTGGAGTGGTGAGAAAACTGATTCCAGGTTCTTAGATAGAGAGAGTTATGAGAATTTAGCGTTTTAGGTCATTTAGAGAAGAAGTGAAGTAGTGATTTTGTGAATTAAGGGTTAGGGACTGGGTTAGGCTGTTTGGGTAACTTAGTTAAGCCAATTCTAACTTGTTAGATGTGTCAAAAAGGTTAAAAACAGTTTCAAGTGGTAAATCTAGATTTGAGTCTTTAGGTTGATGAAATGTAGGGTATGAATCAAGGCATAAACACTTTATAATGAGGTTAGAAAGGATTAGAATCatttaaacaagtttaatttagCATATACTTTGATATAGGGGTGTTAGAAGTTCATATAAATGGTTAAATTTGGTATTAGAGGTTAGAGTTGCATAATTATGTAGATTTAGAGTGTTGCAGAGGGTTCTCCTCTGTTTGGTGAGTCGCTTTGCGAAATTGAATTGCTTTGCTGCTGGTACTTGTCTGTGaaattaatgatataattaGAATATCGAAGGAGAGGCGCTTTGCGAGAGTGTGAAGTCTGAAGTCTCTGTGAGTTAATTCGCAAGGCGAGATAGTGCACTAGGCGAATTAACTGGGAAGGGTAGTCTTTGTTTGATGGCTCACATAACACATAAGGTTCGCTATGCGAGAAACCCTTGCCTCGCCTTGCGACCTAGTGCGCATAGCGAATAGTTTCGTTGAGTTTTgctcttttattctttcttgaTTAGTTGATGATGTGTGATGCATATATGACTTGGTATGATATTATATGTGATCATATAAATAGAAGATGGTATGTTGATAATTCAAAGAggaatataatatgataaagaTGGTGAAATTGAGCATGAAAGTAAGATCTCACGACGAGATCATtgtagtgtttagaatgaatataggaGCTCAATCTTGGGGTTATCGTAACACTCTAATGATATTTCATTCTTacttagagaagattgatgcatgtggtgagagtagtaggaggccCTAGTGTAGGCACTACTTGGAGGCCTATAGTGCGGTAACAAACttaccttgtgtgtggtaggatgaaacccattgacaatggctttgcaaagcagtagaggccaccacaagcgcacaacccgccatagctcgatattcattctaactCCGGACGATTCTTGTCTAAGTTTTAACATAATCTGATGCTTTGTTTGTGTACTTGTACGAGTGTGCTTTCATATTTCAAATGTGTTGAGGTAATATGTATGCTTTTaaaacctagcttaccctttttgtttttttgtgttgtatgtgttATCTTCTTCCTTTTGCTATGAtcatcctttggatgtgagcaggaGGAGATGAGGTTTTTGTAGAGCAAATACTGGATGGAACTGAAGCTGCTGATAAACAATATAAAGTAGTAGTGTTTTAGCTTAGACTAGTGGCTTCTATatgaagttttaaattttatagttatttttaaatgactgtagaatataatattttatatattttgttagatGACTGTATTATTCTATTATACATGTGAAATCTCTTCTTTATGGTATAAACTATATGTTTTGAGATGTTACACAATCTTAATTTTGATCtctttaaaagttaaaaagttttactattacattaattaattacttatttgttaaccaattgaattattattttaaataataaataggttgctataatataattttatttatctattttaaactgaatattaaatatttcactCTAAAGTAGTTCACACAATAGATAGTTGAAAACATGACTAGATGCTTCTGGTAGCTTTCCAACcgataaagttttctttttagattttaCTCTCTACACGCTAAAGTTTAAAACATGGAATTTTCCAGGAATGAAATCGGGACTTCTTCTTGTTAGGCCCACCTTTTTATGTCTCATTCAGTAAACTACGCACATTGTCAGCtacattaattactttttaattaatgatgCATAAATtccttttattgatttattatatttatctattttaggGCTCAAAAGATTTACATCAAATAATGGTATTGTCCAATTCTGGCATCATTGATATTGATAAAGTTTGTGAcaaatgtaaacaaaaatgATCAGGATAGATTAGtttattattagattaaatttatttttaactttaacaaaaaagaattaaaattagtattgaaactttaatttagtttctaattttaaaatatgtaagtttaattatattatattaaatttattttatgtttaatttataagttatgatacatttaagttatttatattatttttctgttttaatttcaattttaacttataaatatattttaaacattaattaaatttaataaaatttaattaaaataaataaattatctatttttaaaattaaataactaaattaaataaaagttttagaaaaaaaaactaatttcaatttcactaaaaaaccactaacatatttaacctaatattataagaaaatataaaataattagttataaaattttaatgtttgtatGTTTTAACATTTTACTATAAACTATAGTTTTAATGtaatatacatgtatataaaaaaatcaaacaaatatttaaataactataagTGATTTAAGTGACAAAAAACTCACACAAAGTTTTATTGCGTTGAAGTcttaattttgatgatgttgaatatatatttaaatgaatttgattctTTAGTATCATTTTATAAAGATGAACTCACAAGATCTTAGTAAATAtttatcctaaaaaaaaatatttttttcataaagaaaaaacaaaacaactaaatcttcgattatttttttttctttttttcttatattctcTCACACATGGTTAATGTTGTGATAGGTAAGAAGATACTACTACACTCTACTCCACTTGTGTTTTAGTGACTCATATTCAACCCACACAGTACACATCTAGATGcttcttccttcattttttttccaataccTCTCTAAGAATATACCACATCATACTGCCTCATACACCAAACAtctcatatttaatatttttcatttctttaagtATTTATGCTTTGTGGATATCTAAAGATAAAATCTGTGAAGAATAATTTATACAcgcaaatatttattaaacgtgaaatagcggatattttaatattcgtttataaataaattggatGTGGGTAGTATATTATTTGTATCTACGGATATCGGTTATCcgtcaaaataaaataaaaaaattattaagttaaatttaattaaaattaaatttttaatttatatttaatttaatttatattatattttatattttttataattttatttaaattttatttttataaaaatatattttttaaatatttgcggatatttgcgggttttaaaatacctgCAGGTATTTTTTAAGAAGATATCAGATCGCATAgtaggtgatttttttttatcagatcGGATTGTGAGTAGATACTATTCATATCCGACCTGACCGTTGCCATCCCTGCATGCTGGTCTTATTCATCTTCATATTACCATTACAAAATTATGTACCATTTAAAATTCAGATAAATATCATGTCTCATATACATCTATCTTtaaattgacgagaaaaatcCAACAAGTGATTTGAAAATGATATCTATAATAATAGTAGTTGGTGTAACATTCCAAAAATATAGCTTTAAACTATACTTAAAAGtctttacatttataatatagtAAGGTagttacatggaaaaataaagttaatttacagttatcctaaaataaccataaattaacattttacaGAAAACCTATACTGATACTAATAACTGAACGATCCTAAACTAATACAAAAAGGAATACAAGATCGAACCGTTTTTCTCTAATAGAATTGCTCCTCTCCATCCAGTGCATGTTCCAGAGTATCTTCAGCAcactctgctcacacccacaggGTGATCATTGTAGTGAAGAGAACGACCGAACGGACAACACGACAATATaggaaataagggtaagcttatgtaatttaattaattctgaaACCATATAATTTCACacaaatatgatataaaataactGGGTAAATCATGTATCAATCAATCATACATTTCCAACTATAACTAAACAGTAATGCATGTAAAGACCGACCACTACTTCTGACTGTTCGAACTGGTATGAATATGAGCTATGACCGTTCTTGCACCCGTGGAAAGGTAAACCGGAACACCACGCGAATACCAAAGGCTGGAAAACCGCAAGCCGCCACACGGGGTTAGCCCTTCATCCCTCATTGTAGCTGGAAAACCGCAAATTACACATGAGTTTAGTCCGTTAGCTGGAACACCAAACTAACGCGACCAGACCTCCTGCTATTCCCACCACATGCGTCaccattctctacttgagacttGGTGACCATTGGAATGTCAGGATGAACGCCAATACAAAGCTGACCCTATTCATACCCTTACCAATTCAATAACCATTTAccgagacattcctccttggaattctcaaTTCAAATCCATATTATAAAAGTCACATCATACTTCCACATTTCATCAGAATTATCAAGCCATACTTCATTAACATCATACTTACTCCTTCATaacatgtttaattaaaatcacACAACTAGTAAAACTATTCTCATCATTGAACAAGTCCAAGAAGAAGAGATTACAGAATCTCTATGCAATACCAAACGGGAGGACATTCTCTTAACTCAAGAACATGATCGAACAGTCATGTAACAGGTTAGGCTCAAGTATGAGCCGAATACAGGCTAAGACCAAACACTAATAAACTTGAATCGAATACTAAAGACTTAGACATATTAATTATACCTTAGGCCGAGCATTTTGAGTTTAGGCCAAACACTTTGGAGCTTTGGTTTATCACTTAGAGCTTAGGCTGAACACTAGGATTACTAGACTGAGTTATCTTCAAGAAACTGAGTGTTAGTAGAGATCGAACACTCTCTAAGAGACCGAGTATCAGTACAAGACTGAGCACTTCAAAGACCGAGTGTTACTCCATGACCGAGCACTACTTGAACTTatacaaaatgaataaataaattccgaacactaaaatattaaacacgTACTTACAACTGGGAGTATCTCTAAT contains these protein-coding regions:
- the LOC106763760 gene encoding transcription factor bHLH84, which codes for MEPVGAFPEGEWDCFRRMFGIEDHEHDFTQEFPLLLAGGDELNILTQQANFCAAPEAVENELMLYSLDAHNNSNTSQYISQESSYSNSSNCSGDDTVFIANPGSSNYYFSYPDHMLADNACVYSLDEKHFAPFAPSLANIATEESVKLYEDFASDRLENFECNQMEPVVFPSKRRLDVPAEDKINNRSENHKKKARVLKDVQGCMKNNNTWSKKNQKHDSNREDAEENNAGSDGQSSSSNISEEDNKENIGGATSESKSVLNSNGKTRASRGSATDPQSLYARKRRERINERLRILQNLVPNGTKVDISTMLEEAVNYVKFLQLQIKLLSSDDLWMYAPLAYNGLDIGINLNMKNSLPL